In Synechococcus sp. A18-25c, a single window of DNA contains:
- a CDS encoding methylenetetrahydrofolate reductase codes for MGSALQRSLEAGSVTVTAEVMPPRGGDPSHALAMAEGMRGWVQAINVTDGSRAVMRMNSVAVCRLLLDAGLEPVLQMAGRDRNRIALQADLLGAHALGIRNLLCLTGDPVQAGDQPHARPVHELESIRLLKQVSAFNRGEDPVKNNLPDGPTDLFAGAAADPHCPSWSGLTRRLERKREAGARFLQTQMVMDPRVLERFCRELATPMELPVLAGVFLLKSAKNAAFINRMVPGACIPDDLIARLAAADDPASEGIAIAAEQVHRYLGIAQGVHVMAVRAEERIPEVLKKAGLSSQPL; via the coding sequence TTGGGTTCCGCGCTGCAGCGCAGTCTTGAGGCTGGTTCCGTCACGGTCACTGCCGAAGTGATGCCGCCACGGGGTGGTGATCCCAGCCATGCGCTCGCCATGGCTGAGGGCATGCGTGGTTGGGTGCAGGCCATCAACGTCACCGATGGAAGCCGTGCGGTGATGCGGATGAACAGTGTGGCGGTCTGCCGGCTTCTCCTGGATGCAGGACTCGAGCCGGTGCTGCAGATGGCTGGGCGGGATCGCAATCGCATCGCGCTGCAAGCGGATCTGCTCGGTGCCCATGCGCTCGGTATTCGCAATCTCCTTTGCCTCACCGGTGATCCTGTCCAGGCAGGAGATCAGCCCCATGCCCGGCCTGTGCACGAGTTGGAATCCATCCGTCTGTTAAAGCAAGTCAGCGCTTTTAATCGGGGTGAGGACCCGGTTAAGAACAACCTGCCTGATGGTCCCACTGATCTCTTCGCGGGTGCAGCGGCGGATCCGCACTGCCCCAGTTGGTCAGGTCTGACCCGTCGCCTGGAGCGCAAGCGTGAGGCGGGAGCCCGCTTTCTGCAAACCCAAATGGTGATGGATCCGCGAGTGCTCGAGCGCTTCTGCCGGGAGCTTGCCACGCCGATGGAGCTACCGGTTCTGGCAGGGGTGTTCCTGCTCAAGTCAGCAAAAAATGCAGCGTTTATCAACCGGATGGTTCCTGGAGCCTGCATTCCAGACGACCTGATTGCCCGCTTAGCGGCAGCAGATGATCCTGCTTCGGAAGGCATCGCCATTGCTGCCGAGCAGGTGCACCGATACCTGGGAATTGCTCAGGGTGTGCACGTGATGGCGGTCAGGGCTGAGGAACGGATTCCGGAGGTTCTAAAAAAGGCCGGCCTCAGCTCGCAGCCGCTGTGA
- a CDS encoding helix-turn-helix transcriptional regulator, whose amino-acid sequence MASGDGPDSSNVSLSTREIEIIELVAEGLTNQEIAERLTISKRTVDNHVSNVFTKTGSKNRVALLNWAMDHGKICRDGFNCCLLPGAPDDAA is encoded by the coding sequence ATGGCCAGTGGCGATGGACCTGATTCCTCGAACGTTTCGCTCTCCACGCGGGAGATCGAGATCATCGAGCTGGTGGCTGAAGGCCTCACCAACCAGGAAATTGCCGAACGACTCACCATCAGTAAACGCACTGTCGACAATCACGTCAGCAATGTCTTCACCAAGACAGGCTCCAAGAATCGCGTTGCGCTGCTGAATTGGGCCATGGACCACGGCAAGATCTGCCGTGATGGATTCAACTGTTGCTTGCTTCCGGGAGCACCCGACGACGCGGCCTGA
- a CDS encoding CYTH domain-containing protein has protein sequence MPLEIERRFLVSGSGWRVHAGEPQPLRQGYLASSEQGFTVRMRLRADGRAWLTLKAPADGIARHEFEYDLPSADAEALWALAPHRLAKTRYALALPGGDWVLDCFEGENAPLVLAEVELPDAAAPLVLPDWCAEEVTGDGRWSNAALACNPISRWAPATRSRYGWDPA, from the coding sequence ATGCCTCTTGAGATTGAACGTCGTTTTCTGGTCAGTGGTTCCGGCTGGCGTGTGCACGCCGGTGAGCCTCAGCCGCTACGTCAGGGCTATCTGGCATCGAGTGAACAAGGCTTCACCGTGCGCATGCGCCTGCGCGCTGACGGCCGGGCATGGCTCACGCTAAAAGCTCCGGCCGATGGGATCGCTCGCCATGAATTTGAGTACGACCTTCCGTCTGCTGATGCTGAGGCCTTGTGGGCTCTGGCGCCCCATCGCTTGGCCAAAACCCGCTACGCCTTGGCTCTTCCTGGAGGCGACTGGGTTTTGGATTGTTTTGAGGGTGAGAATGCCCCCCTGGTGTTGGCGGAGGTGGAGTTGCCTGATGCTGCGGCTCCACTGGTTCTGCCTGACTGGTGTGCTGAAGAGGTCACCGGTGACGGCCGCTGGAGCAATGCGGCCTTGGCTTGCAATCCGATCAGTCGGTGGGCACCGGCCACACGCTCGCGGTATGGATGGGATCCGGCATGA
- a CDS encoding NAD(+) kinase: MRLQRVWLIYRAESPLAQKEARSCAAALEQLGVTVAVAMSGLTADPYPGLLASEPELPDLAVVLGGDGTVLGAARHLAVHDVPILCFNVGGHLGFLTHEPGQLRREGLWQRLLDDHFAMERRMMLQAVVHRGDDLHCPVSGLPDHAEGGPERHWALNDFYLRPYQEDLAPTCTLELEIDGEVVDQVRGDGLILATPTGSTGYAVAAGGPILHPGIDAIIVSPICPMSLSSRPVVLPPRARLVIWPLGDGYREVKLWKDGASGPVLSPGECCVIQRAPHHALMVQLEQAPSYYRTLARKLHWAGSLVDSMPSPN, encoded by the coding sequence ATGCGTCTGCAACGGGTCTGGCTGATCTACAGGGCTGAAAGTCCTTTGGCACAAAAGGAAGCGCGCTCCTGTGCTGCGGCGCTTGAACAGCTCGGCGTGACGGTCGCCGTCGCCATGAGTGGTCTCACTGCCGACCCCTACCCGGGTCTGCTGGCATCAGAGCCTGAGTTGCCAGACCTGGCAGTCGTCTTGGGTGGTGACGGCACCGTGCTCGGTGCAGCTCGCCATCTGGCCGTGCATGACGTGCCCATCCTCTGTTTCAACGTTGGCGGGCATCTCGGCTTCCTGACCCATGAGCCGGGTCAGCTGCGTCGCGAAGGGCTCTGGCAACGTCTGTTGGATGACCACTTCGCCATGGAGCGCCGCATGATGCTTCAGGCGGTTGTGCATCGTGGTGATGATTTGCACTGCCCGGTTTCTGGACTGCCTGACCATGCCGAGGGTGGGCCGGAGCGGCACTGGGCCCTGAATGACTTCTATCTGAGGCCTTATCAGGAGGATCTCGCGCCCACCTGCACGCTTGAGCTGGAAATTGATGGTGAAGTGGTGGATCAAGTCCGCGGTGACGGTCTAATCCTGGCCACGCCAACGGGCTCCACGGGATACGCCGTTGCCGCCGGTGGGCCGATTCTCCACCCAGGCATCGATGCCATCATCGTCAGTCCGATCTGTCCAATGAGCCTGTCCAGCAGGCCTGTGGTGCTTCCCCCGCGGGCTCGCCTGGTGATCTGGCCTCTTGGAGACGGGTATCGCGAGGTGAAGCTTTGGAAGGATGGAGCTAGCGGTCCTGTCTTATCGCCTGGTGAATGCTGTGTCATTCAGCGAGCTCCCCATCACGCGCTGATGGTTCAGTTGGAGCAAGCCCCCTCGTACTACCGAACCCTGGCGCGCAAACTGCACTGGGCCGGCAGCCTCGTGGACAGCATGCCTTCGCCCAACTGA
- the nuoK gene encoding NADH-quinone oxidoreductase subunit NuoK, with protein MLSELLSGSVPLEAYLLVAAVLFCTGVWGLINSRNAVRVLMSIELMLNAVNINLMAFSSYVDGQLIRGQVFSVFVITVAAAEAAVGLAILLSLYRNRVTVDMERFNLLRW; from the coding sequence ATGCTCTCTGAGCTGCTGTCCGGTTCTGTTCCTCTTGAGGCCTACCTTTTGGTGGCAGCCGTGCTGTTCTGCACAGGTGTCTGGGGCTTGATCAACAGCAGGAATGCCGTGAGAGTGTTGATGAGCATTGAACTAATGCTCAATGCCGTCAACATCAATCTGATGGCGTTTTCCTCCTATGTGGATGGCCAGCTGATCCGAGGCCAGGTGTTTTCGGTGTTTGTGATCACAGTGGCTGCGGCCGAGGCCGCTGTTGGTTTGGCCATTCTTTTGTCGCTCTACCGCAACCGCGTCACAGTGGACATGGAACGCTTCAACCTTCTGCGCTGGTAG
- a CDS encoding NADH-quinone oxidoreductase subunit J, protein MTIAASTQLICFLVLSAVVVLGALGVVLLSNIVYSAFLLGGVFLAVAGLYLLLNASFVAAAQVLVYVGAVNVLILFAIMLVNKREDLAPIPGLSTRRLLSGGVCAGLFALLTRVVVTTPWTQGPEPIGEGATIRIGEHLFTDYLLPFEVASVLLLMAMIGAIVLARRDVQSVDPGTGETVDQGLIEKARTPLLVDQPPS, encoded by the coding sequence ATGACGATCGCAGCCTCAACGCAGCTGATCTGTTTTTTGGTCCTCAGTGCTGTGGTCGTGCTGGGCGCCTTAGGTGTGGTCCTGCTCAGCAACATTGTTTACTCAGCTTTCCTGCTGGGGGGTGTATTCCTGGCTGTTGCAGGGCTCTATCTGCTCCTTAACGCCAGCTTCGTCGCAGCCGCGCAGGTCTTGGTTTATGTGGGCGCTGTCAACGTCCTAATTTTGTTCGCCATCATGCTGGTGAACAAACGCGAAGACCTGGCACCGATTCCCGGCTTATCGACCCGGCGCCTGCTGTCTGGTGGTGTGTGCGCAGGTCTGTTCGCTCTCTTAACCCGCGTTGTGGTTACGACGCCTTGGACCCAAGGGCCGGAGCCCATTGGAGAAGGCGCCACCATCCGCATCGGTGAGCACCTGTTTACCGATTACTTGCTCCCGTTCGAGGTGGCGTCCGTGCTGTTGCTCATGGCCATGATCGGTGCGATCGTTCTGGCCCGTCGTGACGTGCAATCGGTTGATCCCGGCACCGGTGAAACGGTTGATCAGGGTCTGATCGAGAAAGCCCGGACGCCACTCCTGGTGGACCAACCCCCTTCCTGA
- the ndhI gene encoding NAD(P)H-quinone oxidoreductase subunit I — translation MFGFLKQVGDYTRDAVDAARNLTQGLAVTFDHMKRRPVTVQYPYEKLIPSERYRGRIHYEFDKCIACEVCVRVCPINLPVVDWVMNKATKKKELRNYSIDFGVCIFCGNCVEYCPTNCLSMTEEYELAAFDRHSLNYDNVALGRLPTSVTTDPSVQPLRELAYLPAGEMDPHGVDPERPRAGQRPDQVLASLKSTTGSAVDGGESSAASTARKESAE, via the coding sequence ATGTTCGGTTTCCTCAAACAGGTCGGTGACTACACCCGAGATGCGGTCGATGCGGCGCGCAATCTCACCCAGGGTCTTGCGGTCACCTTCGATCACATGAAGCGCCGTCCAGTGACGGTGCAATACCCCTACGAAAAGCTCATCCCATCCGAGCGCTATCGAGGCCGGATCCACTACGAATTTGACAAGTGCATCGCCTGTGAGGTGTGCGTGCGGGTGTGTCCCATCAACCTGCCGGTTGTTGACTGGGTGATGAACAAGGCCACCAAGAAGAAGGAGCTTCGCAACTACTCCATCGATTTCGGGGTCTGCATTTTCTGTGGGAATTGTGTGGAGTACTGCCCCACCAACTGTCTGTCGATGACCGAGGAATACGAATTGGCGGCTTTTGATCGTCACAGCCTCAACTACGACAACGTCGCCCTCGGCCGTCTTCCTACGAGCGTCACCACAGATCCTTCCGTGCAACCATTGCGGGAACTTGCTTACCTTCCGGCGGGGGAAATGGACCCTCATGGTGTGGATCCCGAGCGTCCTCGTGCCGGTCAGCGACCTGATCAGGTTCTGGCTTCGTTGAAGTCCACCACCGGCTCTGCCGTGGATGGAGGAGAATCCTCTGCAGCATCCACCGCTCGCAAGGAGAGTGCCGAATGA
- the nuoH gene encoding NADH-quinone oxidoreductase subunit NuoH, whose protein sequence is MSPGLDLERSFSQALEGFGLSEQAARLIWLPLPMLLVLVAAVVGVLVTVWLERKISAAVQQRIGPEYAGALGVLQPLADGLKLLVKEDIIPARADSLLFTLGPVLVVIPVILSWLIVPFGQNLLISNVGVGIFLWISLSSVQPIGLLMSGYASNNKYSLLGGLRAAAQSISYEIPLALAVLAVVMMSNSLSTVDIVGQQTGAGILSWNIWRQPVGFLIFWICALAECERLPFDLPEAEEELVAGYQTEYAGMKFALFYLGSYINLVLSALLVSVLYLGGWGFPVPVEWLAGWLGQSVDAPLVQVITGTTGIVMTVLKAYLLVFVAILLRWSTPRVRIDQLLDLGWKFLLPLALVNLLVTAALKLAFPVAFGG, encoded by the coding sequence GTGAGTCCAGGCCTCGATCTTGAACGGAGCTTTAGCCAGGCCCTCGAAGGCTTTGGGCTCTCTGAACAGGCGGCTCGCCTGATCTGGCTGCCCCTTCCCATGCTGCTTGTGCTCGTGGCGGCAGTCGTCGGCGTGCTTGTCACGGTCTGGTTGGAGCGCAAGATCTCTGCGGCCGTTCAGCAGCGCATTGGGCCTGAATATGCCGGTGCCCTCGGCGTGCTTCAGCCCCTTGCTGATGGCCTCAAGCTTCTGGTCAAAGAAGACATCATCCCGGCCCGTGCCGACAGCTTGTTATTCACCCTTGGCCCCGTGCTCGTGGTCATCCCGGTGATCCTGTCGTGGCTGATCGTTCCTTTTGGCCAAAACCTGCTGATCAGCAACGTTGGGGTGGGCATTTTCCTTTGGATCTCGCTCAGCAGCGTGCAACCCATTGGCCTGCTGATGAGCGGTTATGCCTCTAACAACAAATATTCCTTGCTTGGTGGACTCAGAGCTGCAGCGCAATCCATCAGCTATGAAATTCCTCTTGCCTTGGCTGTGCTGGCCGTGGTGATGATGAGCAATTCCCTCAGCACAGTCGACATCGTTGGACAGCAGACCGGCGCTGGCATCCTCAGTTGGAACATCTGGCGTCAGCCAGTCGGCTTCCTGATCTTTTGGATCTGTGCGTTGGCGGAATGTGAACGTCTTCCCTTTGACCTCCCCGAGGCGGAGGAGGAATTGGTGGCTGGTTACCAGACCGAATATGCCGGCATGAAGTTTGCCCTCTTCTACTTGGGCAGCTACATCAATTTGGTGCTCTCAGCGCTCTTGGTTTCGGTGCTGTACCTGGGCGGTTGGGGCTTCCCCGTTCCGGTCGAATGGCTGGCCGGATGGCTGGGGCAGTCTGTTGATGCTCCATTGGTGCAGGTGATTACCGGCACCACCGGGATCGTGATGACCGTGCTGAAGGCCTACCTGCTGGTGTTCGTGGCGATTCTCCTGCGTTGGAGCACTCCTCGGGTCCGCATCGACCAGCTCTTGGATCTCGGTTGGAAATTTCTGCTCCCTCTGGCGCTGGTCAATCTGCTCGTCACAGCCGCTCTCAAGCTGGCCTTCCCCGTTGCATTCGGCGGTTAG